A window of Nitrospinaceae bacterium contains these coding sequences:
- a CDS encoding CoA transferase subunit A, producing the protein MGKRDAEMVSKLVSLQEAASLVEDGQMIALGGKSLSRTPSSFARELVRQGRRGLRLIKTVGAYDIDLLCAARATSEVQSGCMDYENVFGMAPSYRHGVESGAVRVVEHVCDSIIAGLRASSYGLPSQPINVLQGPDTPALSDFRETEDPYTGKKVLMIPRIRPDWGVVHVQHADVEGNARIDGGPFEDVLISRASEGLIITAERIVETAFFKNKPERTNIPAFMTRAVVHAPGGAAPASCYPTYDMDVDAIATFLESAKSPETLQGHLDEWRERDYSGAREREAK; encoded by the coding sequence ATGGGGAAAAGAGATGCTGAGATGGTGAGCAAGCTTGTTTCTCTTCAGGAGGCTGCCTCTCTTGTCGAGGACGGCCAGATGATTGCCCTGGGCGGCAAATCACTCTCGCGCACACCCTCGTCCTTTGCCCGCGAGTTGGTGCGGCAGGGGCGGCGCGGGCTTCGGCTGATCAAGACGGTGGGGGCCTATGACATCGATCTTCTCTGCGCGGCGAGAGCGACGAGCGAGGTGCAGTCGGGCTGCATGGACTACGAAAACGTGTTCGGGATGGCACCCTCCTATCGCCATGGGGTCGAGAGCGGGGCCGTCCGGGTGGTGGAGCATGTCTGCGACTCGATCATTGCGGGGCTAAGGGCGTCCTCATACGGGCTGCCAAGTCAGCCGATTAATGTCCTCCAAGGCCCGGACACGCCCGCTCTCTCGGATTTTCGTGAGACCGAGGACCCCTACACCGGGAAAAAAGTTTTGATGATTCCCCGGATCAGACCCGATTGGGGTGTGGTCCACGTTCAGCATGCCGACGTCGAGGGCAATGCGCGAATCGATGGGGGGCCTTTCGAGGACGTTCTCATATCGCGCGCCTCCGAGGGGTTGATCATCACCGCCGAGCGAATAGTGGAGACCGCATTTTTTAAAAATAAACCAGAGAGAACGAATATTCCTGCGTTCATGACCCGAGCGGTGGTGCATGCCCCGGGGGGCGCTGCGCCAGCGTCGTGTTATCCCACCTACGATATGGATGTGGATGCAATCGCGACGTTTTTAGAGTCGGCGAAAAGCCCCGAAACGCTCCAGGGGCATCTGGATGAATGGCGCGAGCGTGATTATTCGGGAGCCCGCGAGAGGGAGGCAAAATGA
- a CDS encoding CoA-binding protein, with protein MSAASFQEPDIVRDVLRDCGRIAVVGLSPKAHRPSHYVSVYMKEAGYEVVPVNPGHDSLLGERCYPSLSALPAPPEMVNVFRQSRFVSGLVDEAIALGTKALWLQKGVVDEEAARRAEAAGLAVVMDL; from the coding sequence ATGAGCGCGGCCTCTTTTCAAGAGCCCGATATCGTACGCGATGTACTTCGCGATTGTGGGCGCATCGCGGTCGTGGGGCTCTCCCCAAAGGCGCATCGGCCCAGCCATTACGTCAGCGTCTACATGAAAGAGGCGGGCTATGAGGTAGTGCCCGTCAATCCGGGGCACGACTCACTTCTGGGCGAGCGCTGTTATCCCAGCCTCTCGGCGCTTCCTGCACCGCCAGAGATGGTGAACGTTTTTAGGCAATCGAGGTTCGTGAGTGGGTTGGTGGATGAAGCCATTGCCTTGGGCACAAAGGCCCTTTGGCTTCAAAAAGGGGTTGTCGACGAGGAGGCTGCGCGCCGCGCCGAGGCGGCAGGGCTCGCCGTCGTCATGGATTTGTGA
- a CDS encoding hydantoinase B/oxoprolinase family protein, whose product MSNPAIDPILASVLQRRLRSVTEEMALTLLHTTRSPILSEGRDFATGVYWANGDMLEQTEYTALLGFALQPSLKACIEYFDGDIKPGDVIFHNDVYRAGNQINDLGVFKPIFHEGELVAWTACKAHQADLGGGAPGGYNPEATEVWHEGLRVPPLKMWDAGKLRQDVWDFLFANTRLDIVAEDARACVGSCNVGERRVLEVLDRHGREIFDSHMVYIMDGAERIMRSEVAAMPDGEYRGESFLANDGHQEGVRHPVICTITIKGDEILFDYTGSAGPTPGYANAPLHAATSGLMIAILMNVDPQIPHNAGILRPLEMIFPENSMLNAEFPRATSYGNHLTHQIWEAAVKALSQAIPHRVTAGWNKCYWGMSSGFDERSRRRFVDFFLFAMKGGSGATEGLDGLAHLGTVMTGGAMTAQDPEMHEVQTPHRLHHFEFETDSAGPGRWRGGLGIRSRWSLLAKDAKVIMFGQQTEPGEEPFGLFGGKPAGLNTAKLTYPGGRKREFKGHEIVNGVQGAEIEMTASGGGGMGDPKLRPAEIVREEVRDEIVSIESARRDYGVALDPETLEINEAETERLRKNSENPV is encoded by the coding sequence ATGAGCAACCCCGCCATCGATCCGATTCTCGCCTCCGTCCTCCAGCGGCGCCTCCGCTCTGTCACCGAGGAGATGGCTCTCACCCTCCTTCACACAACCCGCTCGCCCATCCTTTCCGAGGGCCGGGATTTCGCCACGGGCGTTTACTGGGCAAACGGGGATATGCTTGAGCAAACCGAGTACACCGCTCTTCTCGGCTTCGCCCTCCAACCCTCGTTGAAGGCGTGTATCGAATATTTTGATGGCGACATTAAACCAGGGGATGTGATCTTTCATAACGATGTCTACCGCGCCGGAAACCAGATCAACGATCTCGGCGTTTTCAAACCAATATTTCACGAAGGCGAACTCGTTGCCTGGACTGCCTGCAAGGCGCACCAAGCAGACCTCGGTGGCGGTGCACCGGGCGGCTACAACCCCGAGGCAACAGAGGTTTGGCACGAGGGGCTGCGCGTGCCGCCGCTTAAAATGTGGGACGCTGGCAAACTGCGCCAGGATGTCTGGGACTTTTTGTTCGCCAACACCCGGCTCGACATTGTGGCCGAGGATGCAAGGGCCTGCGTCGGCTCATGCAACGTAGGCGAGCGGCGCGTTCTAGAGGTACTGGACCGCCACGGCAGAGAAATTTTCGATAGCCACATGGTCTACATCATGGACGGCGCCGAGCGAATTATGCGCTCAGAGGTCGCTGCCATGCCTGACGGTGAATACCGGGGCGAGTCGTTTCTCGCGAACGACGGCCACCAGGAAGGTGTCCGCCACCCGGTCATCTGCACTATCACGATAAAGGGTGACGAAATTTTATTCGACTACACGGGCTCGGCGGGACCGACGCCCGGCTACGCGAATGCCCCCCTTCACGCCGCAACAAGCGGCTTGATGATAGCCATTTTGATGAACGTCGATCCCCAGATTCCGCACAACGCAGGAATCCTGCGGCCCCTAGAAATGATTTTTCCCGAAAACTCGATGCTCAACGCCGAGTTTCCTCGTGCCACCAGCTACGGGAACCACCTCACCCACCAGATATGGGAGGCTGCCGTGAAAGCGCTTTCTCAAGCCATCCCCCACCGCGTCACGGCGGGCTGGAACAAATGCTACTGGGGAATGTCGAGTGGATTCGATGAGCGAAGCCGCCGCCGCTTCGTGGACTTTTTCCTCTTCGCGATGAAGGGGGGCTCGGGCGCAACAGAGGGCCTCGATGGTCTCGCCCACCTCGGCACGGTCATGACGGGAGGCGCCATGACTGCGCAGGACCCCGAAATGCACGAGGTCCAGACCCCGCACCGCCTTCACCATTTCGAATTCGAAACGGACTCCGCAGGACCCGGTCGCTGGCGCGGCGGACTGGGCATTCGGTCGAGATGGTCACTCCTGGCAAAGGATGCCAAGGTCATCATGTTCGGCCAACAAACTGAGCCGGGAGAGGAGCCCTTTGGGCTCTTTGGTGGCAAGCCCGCCGGACTCAACACCGCCAAACTCACCTACCCGGGCGGCCGCAAGCGCGAATTTAAAGGCCACGAGATTGTGAACGGGGTCCAGGGCGCCGAAATCGAGATGACCGCTTCGGGTGGCGGCGGCATGGGTGACCCGAAACTGCGCCCGGCGGAAATAGTAAGAGAAGAGGTGCGCGATGAGATCGTTTCAATCGAATCGGCACGGCGAGACTACGGCGTTGCGCTTGATCCTGAAACACTTGAAATCAACGAGGCCGAAACCGAGAGACTGAGAAAAAATTCAGAAAACCCTGTCTAG